A single genomic interval of Burkholderiales bacterium harbors:
- a CDS encoding branched-chain amino acid ABC transporter permease: MGKPDKTAVAAVLALATLLIAGPWLPRWLSFLVTVALARALVVAGVVVLMRAGLVSFGQGLYFCVGGYAAGLAGRYLGLTDAFALLALGLASGLAIGAVLGALLCRYREIFFAMFTLAFSMILYGILARSQALGSTDGFHVPSPTFLGYAPENAGTWVFALASLVAVACAWGLHRYFHAGLGYAGEAVRENEIRVEYLGVSARRVVYIKYVLAAGLAALGGTLTAFATGHVGPDMAYWTTSGEFVFIALMGGTAHVAAPYLGSLIFELVKSYAFQVSPYTWQLILGAVLLTIILFLPRGLWSLVAGRGRA; encoded by the coding sequence ATGGGGAAGCCGGACAAGACGGCCGTCGCGGCGGTGCTGGCGCTCGCCACCCTGCTCATCGCGGGGCCCTGGCTTCCCCGGTGGCTCTCCTTTCTCGTCACGGTGGCCCTCGCCCGGGCGCTGGTGGTGGCGGGGGTGGTGGTGCTCATGCGAGCGGGGCTGGTCTCCTTCGGGCAGGGGCTCTACTTCTGCGTCGGCGGCTACGCGGCGGGGCTCGCCGGCAGGTACCTGGGGCTGACCGACGCCTTCGCCCTCCTCGCCCTGGGGCTCGCCTCCGGACTCGCCATCGGGGCGGTGCTGGGAGCGCTGCTGTGCCGTTACCGGGAGATCTTCTTCGCCATGTTCACCCTGGCCTTTTCCATGATCCTGTACGGCATCCTCGCCCGCTCCCAGGCCCTGGGCTCCACGGACGGTTTCCACGTCCCTTCTCCCACCTTCCTGGGATATGCGCCCGAGAACGCCGGGACCTGGGTGTTTGCCCTCGCGAGCCTGGTGGCCGTGGCCTGCGCCTGGGGGCTGCACCGCTACTTCCACGCCGGCTTGGGCTACGCCGGCGAGGCGGTGCGGGAGAACGAGATCCGAGTGGAATACCTGGGCGTCTCGGCGCGGCGCGTGGTCTATATCAAGTACGTGCTGGCCGCGGGCCTGGCCGCCCTGGGGGGGACGCTCACCGCCTTCGCCACCGGCCACGTGGGACCGGACATGGCCTACTGGACCACTTCCGGCGAATTCGTGTTCATCGCCCTGATGGGCGGCACCGCCCACGTGGCCGCCCCGTACCTGGGATCCCTCATCTTCGAGCTGGTGAAGAGCTACGCGTTCCAAGTCTCGCCTTACACCTGGCAGCTCATTCTCGGTGCCGTGCTGCTCACCATCATCCTGTTCCTGCCCAGGGGCCTGTGGTCCCTGGTGGCCGGACGCGGAAGGGCGTGA
- a CDS encoding ABC transporter substrate-binding protein, protein MKDRSKQGKRFGGLATGLLAGVFLAAATAPAAAQEYRLGLVTFLSGGAAGPFGVPARNAAEMVIEAINNGTVPAPYGAKGIAGLAIKPIWVDEAGGPTKQVAEFRNLVQRDKADAVIGYISSGDCLAVAPVAEELKKLTVFFDCGTPRVFEERSYKYVFRTGPTATMDNVGAARYILELTPNLKRVNGINQNYAWGQDSWNDFIKALQKLKPGVEVGTVQWPKLFAGQYGAEISALMLHEADYVHSSFWGGDMESFVLQASARGLFAKQTPVLTTGETAMFRLADQMPEGAVIGGRGPYGVFAPDNALNRWFRESYFNRYNTWPTYPSYKMAQAILGLKAAAEKAAQAKPNPSEADIIAALEGLTFEAPSGTVKMVLGKGHQAVQEMVYGRFKREGGKPAIVNVKRYPAECVNPPDTMTSEQWIEAGFPGAKC, encoded by the coding sequence ATGAAAGATCGATCGAAGCAGGGGAAACGGTTCGGCGGCCTGGCCACGGGGCTCCTCGCGGGGGTATTTCTGGCGGCGGCGACGGCTCCGGCGGCCGCCCAGGAGTACCGCCTCGGGCTGGTGACTTTCCTTTCCGGCGGCGCCGCGGGTCCCTTCGGCGTCCCGGCGCGCAACGCCGCCGAGATGGTGATCGAGGCGATCAACAACGGCACCGTGCCGGCGCCCTACGGAGCCAAGGGGATCGCGGGGCTCGCCATCAAGCCGATCTGGGTGGACGAGGCGGGCGGTCCCACCAAGCAGGTGGCAGAATTTCGCAACCTGGTGCAGCGGGACAAGGCGGACGCGGTGATCGGCTATATCTCCTCGGGGGACTGCCTCGCCGTCGCGCCAGTGGCGGAGGAGCTGAAGAAACTCACCGTCTTCTTCGACTGCGGCACGCCCCGGGTCTTCGAAGAGCGCAGCTACAAGTACGTGTTCCGCACCGGCCCCACCGCCACCATGGACAACGTGGGCGCCGCCCGCTACATCCTGGAGCTCACCCCCAACCTCAAGCGGGTAAACGGGATCAACCAGAACTACGCCTGGGGGCAGGACTCCTGGAACGACTTCATCAAGGCCCTGCAGAAACTGAAGCCGGGCGTGGAGGTGGGCACCGTCCAGTGGCCGAAACTCTTCGCCGGGCAGTACGGCGCGGAGATCTCGGCGCTGATGCTGCACGAGGCCGATTACGTCCATTCCAGCTTCTGGGGCGGAGATATGGAAAGCTTCGTGCTGCAGGCGTCCGCCCGGGGCCTGTTCGCGAAGCAGACGCCCGTGCTCACCACCGGCGAGACCGCCATGTTCCGCCTCGCCGACCAGATGCCCGAGGGCGCCGTGATCGGCGGCCGTGGACCCTACGGCGTGTTCGCGCCGGACAACGCCTTGAACCGCTGGTTCCGGGAGAGCTACTTCAACCGCTACAACACCTGGCCCACCTACCCCTCCTACAAGATGGCCCAGGCGATCCTGGGCCTGAAGGCCGCCGCCGAGAAAGCGGCCCAGGCGAAGCCCAATCCATCGGAGGCCGACATCATCGCCGCCCTGGAGGGACTCACCTTCGAAGCGCCCAGCGGCACGGTGAAGATGGTCCTGGGCAAAGGGCACCAGGCGGTACAGGAAATGGTCTACGGACGCTTCAAGCGGGAGGGGGGCAAGCCGGCGATCGTGAACGTCAAGCGCTACCCGGCCGAGTGCGTCAATCCCCCGGACACCATGACCAGCGAGCAGTGGATCGAGGCCGGTTTCCCGGGGGCGAAGTGCTAG
- a CDS encoding ABC transporter ATP-binding protein translates to MGPILETRSLSKRFGAVVAAAQVSVRVAEGEVVGVIGANGAGKTTFINMVTGYLKPSEGTVHFRGRDITGLAPREVTRAGVCRSFQIPQIFRELSVLENVLIALAMLGEGRLTWVRPLRTREREERGSALLRRYAIAEYAPARAATLPQGVRKLLDIAMATVARPALLLLDEPTSGVSVEEKFPLMDTVMSAVRETGAASLFVEHDMEIVERYAPRVLAFYEGRVIADGPPEEVLGDPEVRRHVVGTELHRAGRSAPHA, encoded by the coding sequence ATGGGGCCGATCCTGGAGACCCGATCCCTCAGCAAGCGCTTTGGCGCCGTAGTGGCGGCGGCGCAGGTCAGCGTGCGGGTGGCGGAAGGGGAAGTCGTGGGCGTGATCGGCGCCAACGGCGCGGGCAAGACCACCTTCATCAACATGGTGACCGGCTATCTCAAGCCTTCCGAGGGCACGGTGCATTTCCGCGGGCGGGACATCACGGGGCTTGCTCCGCGCGAAGTGACCCGCGCCGGGGTCTGCCGCTCGTTCCAGATCCCCCAGATCTTTCGCGAGCTTTCGGTGCTGGAAAATGTGCTGATCGCCCTGGCCATGCTGGGAGAGGGGCGGCTCACGTGGGTGAGGCCCTTGCGCACCCGGGAGCGGGAGGAGCGCGGGAGCGCCCTGTTGCGGCGCTACGCCATCGCCGAATACGCGCCAGCGCGAGCGGCGACCCTGCCCCAGGGGGTGCGCAAGCTCCTCGACATCGCCATGGCCACGGTGGCCCGGCCAGCCCTGCTGCTCTTGGACGAGCCCACCAGCGGCGTGTCGGTGGAGGAGAAGTTTCCGCTCATGGACACGGTGATGAGCGCGGTGCGGGAGACGGGCGCGGCGAGCCTGTTCGTCGAACATGACATGGAGATCGTGGAGCGCTACGCCCCCCGGGTGCTCGCTTTCTACGAAGGGCGGGTGATCGCCGACGGCCCGCCTGAGGAGGTGCTGGGGGACCCAGAGGTGCGGCGCCACGTGGTGGGGACCGAGCTGCACCGGGCGGGGAGGAGCGCGCCCCATGCTTAG
- a CDS encoding branched-chain amino acid ABC transporter permease: MLKLLAIVADGLIYASWLFIVAAGLTLVYGVMKILNLAHGSLYAVGAYAAASAAGWYFAAGYVPWGGYPVLLAAALVAGAAVSLLVERGVLRFMYGRDEVVMLLVTYAVLLMLEDLIKLVWGVNPYMAHQPYSLLGRLQVGEVSFARYDLVLIGAAVAISALLAWALERTRPGRLLKAVIYDREMAAVLGINVSRTFVITFVIGGVLGALAGALTAPLLSVVPGIGVEVIVIAFAVVVIGGLGSVAGAVVGALIVGLSRAAAVHYFPELELFVVYAVMSAVLAFRPHGLFAGAAVRKI; the protein is encoded by the coding sequence ATGCTCAAGCTGCTCGCCATCGTCGCCGACGGGCTGATCTACGCCTCGTGGCTGTTCATCGTGGCCGCGGGCCTTACCTTGGTCTACGGGGTGATGAAGATCCTGAACCTGGCCCACGGCAGCCTCTACGCCGTGGGCGCCTACGCCGCCGCCTCCGCCGCCGGGTGGTACTTCGCCGCCGGGTACGTTCCCTGGGGGGGTTACCCGGTCCTCCTGGCGGCCGCCCTGGTCGCAGGGGCGGCGGTGAGCCTGCTGGTGGAGCGGGGCGTGCTGCGGTTCATGTACGGCCGCGACGAGGTGGTGATGCTGCTGGTCACCTACGCGGTGCTGCTCATGCTGGAGGACTTGATCAAGCTCGTCTGGGGCGTGAATCCCTACATGGCCCACCAGCCCTACAGCCTGCTGGGCAGGCTCCAGGTGGGCGAGGTGAGCTTCGCCCGCTACGATCTCGTCCTGATCGGCGCCGCGGTGGCGATCTCCGCGCTGCTGGCGTGGGCGCTGGAGCGCACCCGGCCGGGCCGGCTCCTCAAGGCGGTGATCTACGACCGGGAGATGGCCGCCGTCCTGGGAATCAACGTCTCCCGCACCTTCGTGATCACCTTCGTGATCGGCGGGGTCCTGGGGGCCCTGGCCGGCGCCCTCACGGCGCCGCTGCTCTCGGTGGTGCCCGGCATCGGCGTGGAGGTGATCGTCATCGCCTTCGCCGTGGTGGTGATCGGTGGCCTCGGGAGCGTGGCCGGGGCGGTGGTGGGGGCCCTCATCGTGGGACTTTCGCGGGCCGCGGCGGTGCACTACTTCCCGGAGCTGGAGCTGTTCGTGGTCTATGCCGTCATGTCCGCGGTGCTGGCGTTTCGTCCCCACGGGCTGTTCGCCGGCGCCGCGGTGAGGAAGATCTGA